A single Chryseobacterium shigense DNA region contains:
- a CDS encoding YkvA family protein has translation MKYSKLNLAKEAISHKGFVKKIPDIFRMVKLWRKGEYPMRSIDIILPLLGLLYVISPIDLLPEFAVPVLGVMDDLAVLSLTIPKLIKEVDKFLLWEAEQRLRGTKVIDAEIVK, from the coding sequence ATGAAATATTCAAAACTGAATCTTGCAAAAGAAGCCATAAGCCACAAAGGCTTCGTAAAAAAAATCCCTGATATTTTCAGAATGGTTAAACTATGGAGAAAAGGAGAATATCCGATGAGATCCATCGATATCATCCTTCCTCTTCTGGGGCTTTTATATGTAATCTCCCCTATTGACTTGCTTCCTGAGTTTGCTGTACCTGTTTTAGGGGTTATGGATGACTTAGCAGTACTGTCATTAACCATTCCAAAGCTTATCAAAGAAGTGGATAAATTTTTACTGTGGGAAGCCGAGCAAAGGCTTAGAGGCACTAAAGTTATCGATGCAGAAATTGTAAAATAA
- the pyrF gene encoding orotidine-5'-phosphate decarboxylase, translated as MESKKEFFLECYKLGIIKFGRFTLKSGIESPFYVDLRPLASDPKILKNLANYLLEMLPLDNFDLICGVPYAALPMATAMSLESYIPLIIKRKEAKSYGTKKLIEGIYQKGQNCLLVEDVITSGKSLVETIAEVEQEDLKVADIVVVLDREQGGKQLLESKGYRVHTLFNISEVCAILQETGELSDEEVKRIQDFLQGNHIQFEEKARSSYEQKLEHAQHSVSKKLLETALAKKSNLIASADVTTTQALLALAEKVGPHIIALKTHIDIISDFDYEKTIVPLKALAEKHQFLLMEDRKFADIGNTQELQFTSGVFKITDWADFVTSQVIGGFESLDCFKNVGVVAIVGMSSKGTLTTASYREEALKVALSHPNVIGGVSQNQIPEELLLFTPGVNLADSGDGKGQQYNTPEHVFKMLHSDFIIVGRGIYKSDDPETAAITYKNEGWNAYVNSLQKNAVQG; from the coding sequence ATGGAAAGTAAAAAAGAGTTTTTCTTAGAGTGCTACAAGCTGGGCATCATCAAATTCGGAAGATTTACCTTAAAAAGTGGTATTGAGAGTCCATTTTATGTAGACCTGAGACCTTTGGCTTCAGACCCTAAAATCTTAAAGAATCTGGCTAATTATCTATTGGAAATGCTTCCGCTGGATAATTTTGATCTCATCTGCGGAGTGCCCTATGCTGCCCTTCCAATGGCCACTGCAATGTCTCTGGAAAGCTATATCCCATTAATTATTAAAAGAAAAGAAGCAAAAAGCTACGGAACAAAAAAGCTGATTGAAGGAATTTATCAGAAAGGCCAGAACTGTCTTTTGGTAGAAGACGTGATCACTTCCGGAAAATCTCTTGTGGAAACTATTGCAGAGGTAGAGCAGGAAGACCTTAAAGTAGCCGATATCGTTGTAGTTCTTGACAGAGAGCAAGGCGGAAAACAATTGTTAGAAAGCAAAGGGTACAGAGTTCATACACTTTTCAATATTTCAGAAGTTTGTGCCATTCTTCAGGAAACCGGAGAACTGTCTGATGAAGAAGTAAAAAGAATCCAGGATTTCCTTCAGGGAAACCATATTCAGTTTGAAGAGAAAGCAAGAAGTTCTTATGAACAGAAATTAGAACATGCACAGCATTCAGTTTCTAAAAAACTACTGGAAACCGCTTTAGCAAAAAAATCAAACCTGATTGCATCGGCAGACGTTACTACAACACAGGCACTGCTTGCTCTTGCTGAAAAAGTAGGCCCTCACATTATTGCATTAAAAACTCATATTGATATTATTTCGGATTTTGATTACGAAAAAACAATTGTTCCGTTAAAAGCACTGGCCGAAAAACATCAGTTCTTATTAATGGAGGACAGAAAATTTGCAGATATCGGTAATACACAGGAACTGCAGTTTACCAGCGGCGTATTTAAAATTACAGATTGGGCAGATTTTGTCACTTCACAAGTGATCGGAGGATTTGAATCTTTAGACTGCTTCAAAAATGTAGGTGTTGTAGCAATTGTGGGGATGTCTTCCAAAGGGACCCTAACCACAGCCAGCTATCGTGAGGAGGCTTTAAAAGTAGCATTATCGCATCCAAATGTAATCGGGGGCGTATCACAGAACCAGATTCCTGAAGAACTGTTACTGTTCACCCCGGGTGTTAATCTTGCGGATTCAGGAGACGGAAAAGGACAGCAGTACAATACCCCTGAACATGTTTTCAAAATGCTTCACTCCGATTTTATTATTGTAGGAAGGGGAATTTACAAATCTGATGATCCCGAAACCGCAGCCATTACCTATAAAAATGAGGGCTGGAACGCTTATGTTAATTCTTTACAAAAAAACGCAGTACAGGGCTAA
- a CDS encoding aminopeptidase — protein sequence MKKITTCLVLFWGIVQVSGQKDSIYIEAKLSADRKTLEVNQEIVYYNNSDKDLQSVKLLNWVSAYNKKGTSLVYRKLEDRNSDLHFAKTDELGKLLDLQIKNQEQQTVSVNSNTDENLFLPLTQALKPGESTRLQLHYRMHLPDKKFTGYGTSDQITALKYFFIVPDHFDPDNISKRNYHDIEESVSFNTFWTVNFDLPPNSFIESNLPQIQMNAFKGYLDSDPEFVISESGLPSIKVNIDGADTEVKFGYNLKPEEKQNLEFYLPLHLKFIKEKIGFLPKNLFISDKFRALEDFFGNNDITFWKFRFQLFTDSEKTDLDYFGIITKKILDENIIADKQKNHWFKNGLKSYLEIQYLQKFYKDAKLLGTLPETKVFGVKPLKLFHASKVKLIDRYGLAYQYIMSQNLDQKISENFTVLSNFNDMAVSSFETGSLFNYTAEKMGYDRFNDIVKDYIAKNTDKKTEPEEFLKELAEQEKTSGYLTSFLKQKNRVNFRMKNIRKEDDSLNIKIGKNTDSPIPVRLETQTSEGEIKSYWIETQENERITNFAIPASEDIHKVTLNSDYIFPESRYRDNFLYAKGLFSNAKKIKFKLIKDIPNPEYNEIYISPRVRFNNTYDKFLLGVNLKNQSFFDQKFLYSFTPTYSTGTGKLTGSGAISYSFLPAESIFRSITFGVSGAYYHYDYGLAYRKGSIFSNFNFRKNPRSTVSRSLGFSYNYLERDLSPKMIASKDYDKYNLWSAGYGYSDSQMIHEKSLSLSTQGMEDFNKITAEGFYRWEFAPKQKLSVRLFAGYFLRNDTRNNTFNYGISRVSNYSFSYNLLGESANSGLLSQQFILADGGFKSFIPGSVNQWISSLNVDSSVWKIFHVYADAGIYKNKNRPAEFIWDSGIKVRLIPDFLEIYFPIQSSLGFEPSFKDYAKRIRYTLVLNLGAVINAARRGWY from the coding sequence TTGAAAAAGATTACCACTTGCCTTGTTTTGTTTTGGGGAATTGTACAGGTTTCTGGGCAAAAAGACAGCATATATATTGAAGCGAAATTATCTGCCGACAGAAAAACACTGGAGGTTAACCAGGAGATTGTATATTACAATAATTCCGATAAGGACCTGCAGTCTGTAAAGCTTCTAAACTGGGTTTCTGCTTACAATAAAAAAGGGACCTCATTAGTCTACAGGAAACTGGAAGACAGGAACAGTGACCTTCATTTTGCTAAAACTGATGAGCTGGGTAAACTTCTGGATTTGCAGATTAAGAACCAGGAACAGCAAACGGTTTCAGTAAATTCCAATACAGATGAGAATCTTTTTCTTCCTTTAACACAGGCTTTGAAGCCGGGCGAAAGCACCAGATTACAGCTTCATTACAGAATGCACCTTCCTGACAAAAAGTTTACGGGCTACGGTACTTCTGATCAGATTACCGCATTAAAATATTTCTTTATTGTTCCGGATCACTTTGATCCGGACAATATTTCCAAAAGAAACTACCATGATATTGAAGAATCTGTGAGTTTCAATACTTTCTGGACTGTTAATTTTGATCTTCCACCCAACAGCTTTATAGAAAGTAACCTGCCACAGATCCAGATGAATGCATTCAAAGGCTATCTTGATTCTGATCCTGAATTTGTAATCTCAGAGAGCGGACTTCCTTCTATAAAAGTAAATATAGATGGCGCAGATACTGAAGTTAAATTCGGATATAATCTGAAACCGGAAGAAAAACAGAATCTTGAATTTTACCTGCCTTTACATTTGAAATTCATTAAAGAGAAAATAGGTTTTCTTCCGAAAAATCTTTTTATTTCGGACAAATTCAGGGCTTTGGAAGACTTTTTCGGGAATAATGATATTACATTCTGGAAATTCAGATTCCAGCTGTTTACCGACTCGGAAAAAACGGATCTTGACTATTTCGGAATCATCACAAAAAAGATTCTTGACGAAAACATTATTGCGGATAAACAAAAAAATCACTGGTTCAAAAACGGTTTAAAATCTTATCTTGAAATTCAGTATTTACAGAAATTTTATAAAGATGCCAAGCTATTGGGTACTTTACCTGAGACTAAAGTGTTCGGGGTAAAACCATTAAAATTATTCCATGCGTCCAAAGTAAAACTTATAGACCGTTATGGGCTGGCTTATCAATATATCATGTCCCAGAACCTGGATCAGAAGATCAGTGAAAACTTTACCGTTCTGAGCAACTTTAATGATATGGCTGTCAGCAGTTTTGAAACCGGAAGCCTTTTCAATTATACCGCTGAAAAGATGGGCTATGATCGTTTCAATGATATTGTGAAAGATTATATCGCCAAAAATACAGATAAGAAAACTGAGCCCGAAGAATTTCTTAAAGAGCTGGCTGAACAAGAAAAAACATCAGGATATCTCACCAGTTTTTTAAAACAAAAGAACAGGGTTAATTTCAGGATGAAAAATATCCGGAAAGAGGATGATTCCTTAAACATCAAAATCGGTAAAAATACAGATTCTCCAATCCCTGTACGGCTTGAAACACAAACAAGCGAAGGCGAAATAAAATCCTACTGGATAGAAACCCAGGAAAACGAAAGAATCACAAATTTTGCGATTCCTGCTTCGGAAGATATTCACAAAGTAACTCTGAATTCGGACTATATTTTCCCTGAATCTAGATACCGCGACAACTTTTTATACGCAAAAGGCCTGTTTTCGAATGCAAAGAAAATAAAGTTCAAGCTTATTAAAGACATCCCCAATCCTGAATACAACGAAATATATATCAGCCCGAGGGTCCGTTTTAACAATACTTACGATAAATTCCTTTTGGGAGTGAATCTTAAAAACCAGTCGTTCTTCGATCAGAAGTTTCTGTATTCCTTCACTCCAACTTACAGTACGGGAACAGGAAAACTTACCGGATCAGGAGCTATCTCCTACTCTTTTCTGCCTGCTGAAAGTATTTTCAGAAGCATTACTTTTGGGGTATCCGGCGCTTATTACCATTATGATTACGGCCTGGCTTACAGAAAGGGTTCTATATTTTCCAATTTCAACTTCAGGAAAAATCCGCGAAGTACGGTAAGCAGAAGCTTAGGTTTTTCTTACAATTATCTGGAGAGAGATCTGAGCCCCAAAATGATTGCCAGCAAAGATTATGACAAATATAACCTCTGGAGTGCAGGATATGGCTACAGCGACAGCCAGATGATCCATGAAAAGAGTTTAAGCTTAAGCACACAAGGTATGGAGGACTTCAACAAAATAACTGCTGAAGGATTTTACAGATGGGAATTTGCTCCGAAACAAAAATTAAGCGTCAGGTTATTTGCCGGTTATTTCTTAAGAAATGATACGCGTAATAACACATTCAACTACGGAATTTCAAGAGTATCAAATTATTCTTTCTCTTATAATTTATTGGGAGAAAGTGCTAACAGCGGCCTTCTTTCACAGCAGTTTATCCTGGCTGACGGTGGCTTCAAATCTTTCATACCGGGATCTGTCAATCAGTGGATTTCTTCTCTTAATGTAGACTCAAGTGTTTGGAAGATATTTCATGTGTATGCAGACGCAGGGATCTATAAAAACAAAAACCGCCCTGCCGAGTTTATCTGGGACAGCGGTATTAAAGTAAGGCTTATTCCTGATTTTCTTGAAATTTATTTCCCTATACAGTCTTCATTAGGCTTTGAGCCTTCTTTCAAGGATTATGCAAAACGCATCAGATATACATTGGTATTAAACCTAGGAGCAGTCATTAATGCTGCAAGAAGAGGATGGTATTAA
- a CDS encoding T9SS type A sorting domain-containing protein, producing MKKLYSLAVVLTSVLSFSQVSLTATGVAYTENFDGMAATTTLPANWNAVRAAGTGTIGQALTLIVSNGSSNTGGVHNIGLTPTDRSLGMLASNATVAAVGVSLVNNTGSAITQLSVSYVGRQWRTSDNSAVNEVVSFGYSLNATSLTTGTWSPVTALDFNEILTSSTTAAQVDGTLPANSVNKSAVITGLNIPNGATFWIRFADDNLTGTDGLYAIDNFSLTPTTGALAVSDIKNLKAGNFVKNTFVKSDEITFGADVKDVKVYNMFGQVVKSASVKENGSVNVAGLAKGNYIVTGTVNNEPVSQKILKD from the coding sequence ATGAAAAAACTTTATTCGCTGGCAGTTGTTTTAACATCTGTTTTATCTTTTAGCCAAGTAAGCTTAACAGCTACAGGTGTTGCTTATACAGAAAATTTCGACGGTATGGCTGCAACTACGACATTACCTGCGAACTGGAATGCTGTAAGAGCTGCGGGAACAGGAACTATCGGACAAGCATTAACATTGATCGTAAGTAATGGTTCATCAAATACAGGTGGAGTTCATAATATCGGATTAACTCCAACTGACCGATCATTAGGAATGCTTGCGTCTAATGCAACAGTAGCAGCTGTTGGTGTATCTTTAGTAAATAATACAGGAAGCGCTATTACTCAACTTAGTGTAAGTTATGTTGGAAGACAGTGGAGAACTTCTGATAACAGTGCTGTAAATGAGGTGGTTTCTTTCGGATATAGCCTTAATGCAACAAGTTTAACAACAGGAACATGGAGCCCTGTTACAGCGTTAGATTTTAATGAAATTTTAACTTCAAGTACTACTGCTGCTCAGGTTGATGGAACATTACCTGCCAACAGCGTTAATAAAAGTGCGGTTATTACAGGTTTGAATATTCCAAACGGAGCTACTTTCTGGATCAGATTTGCTGATGATAACCTAACAGGTACAGATGGTTTATATGCTATTGACAATTTCTCATTAACACCAACAACAGGTGCTTTAGCTGTTTCAGATATCAAAAATCTAAAGGCTGGAAACTTTGTAAAAAATACTTTCGTGAAAAGTGACGAGATTACTTTCGGTGCTGATGTGAAAGATGTAAAAGTTTACAATATGTTCGGACAGGTAGTTAAATCTGCTTCTGTAAAAGAAAATGGCAGTGTAAACGTTGCGGGATTAGCAAAAGGAAACTACATTGTTACAGGAACTGTGAACAACGAGCCGGTATCTCAAAAGATTTTGAAAGACTAA
- the dusB gene encoding tRNA dihydrouridine synthase DusB encodes MVKIGNIELPEFPLLLAPMEDVSDPPFRRLCKMHGADLMYSEFISSEGLIRDAIKSRKKLDIFDYERPVGIQIFGGDEEAMAMSARIVETVNPDLVDINFGCPVKKVVCKGAGAGVLKDIDLMVRLTKAVVSSTHLPVTVKTRLGWDSTSINIDEVAERLQETGIKALTIHARTRAQMYKGEADWEHISRIKQNPNIEIPIFGNGDIDSPEKALEYKQKYACDGIMIGRAAIGYPWIFNEIKHFFKTGEHLPEPTVSDRLLAVRQHAEWSAEWKGEKLGLIEMRQHYSNYFRGVPHFKEFRKKFLEVFTLEEMDALIKETQQFYEEYQAQV; translated from the coding sequence ATGGTAAAAATAGGCAATATAGAACTGCCGGAATTTCCGCTTTTGCTGGCTCCGATGGAAGATGTAAGTGATCCCCCATTCAGACGCCTGTGCAAAATGCATGGAGCAGATCTGATGTATTCGGAATTTATTTCTTCTGAGGGATTAATTCGTGATGCGATAAAAAGCAGAAAGAAACTGGATATTTTCGATTATGAAAGACCGGTGGGTATCCAGATTTTCGGTGGAGATGAAGAGGCAATGGCAATGTCTGCAAGAATTGTGGAAACTGTGAACCCGGATCTGGTTGACATTAATTTCGGATGTCCGGTGAAAAAGGTAGTTTGCAAAGGAGCAGGAGCAGGAGTTCTTAAGGATATTGACCTTATGGTACGCCTTACCAAAGCGGTTGTAAGCTCTACTCACCTGCCGGTAACCGTTAAAACCCGTTTAGGATGGGACAGTACAAGCATCAATATAGATGAAGTGGCGGAACGCTTACAGGAAACCGGCATTAAAGCTTTAACGATCCATGCAAGAACCCGTGCACAGATGTACAAAGGTGAAGCAGATTGGGAGCACATTTCCAGAATTAAACAGAATCCTAATATTGAAATTCCTATTTTCGGGAACGGTGATATAGATTCTCCGGAAAAGGCTCTTGAGTATAAGCAAAAGTACGCGTGCGACGGAATTATGATCGGTCGCGCAGCCATTGGATATCCGTGGATCTTTAATGAAATCAAACACTTTTTCAAAACGGGAGAACATCTTCCTGAACCTACTGTTTCAGACCGTTTACTTGCGGTACGCCAGCATGCAGAATGGAGCGCAGAGTGGAAAGGAGAAAAATTAGGGCTTATCGAAATGAGACAGCACTACAGTAATTATTTCCGTGGAGTACCACATTTTAAAGAGTTCAGAAAAAAATTCCTTGAAGTTTTCACCCTGGAAGAAATGGATGCCCTGATTAAAGAAACACAACAGTTCTACGAAGAATATCAGGCACAGGTATAA
- the deoC gene encoding deoxyribose-phosphate aldolase yields MMNIARYLDSTYLKTPAQSGISDEETLQIDKKLAQEAIDNGIFAVMIRPDYVADIKKYIQERNSNVVVGTVIGFHEGTYSVEEKLAEASKAIEDGVDELDFVINYSAYLKGDLALVKDEFIQCTKLALQNHKIAKWIIEIAALTDVQIADITKNISNWAEESFSENDFPNIFVKSSTGFYQTEEGKPNGATFEGIQIMLDNAGKLPVKAAGGVRTPEDAEKMIGMGVKRIGTSSALGLIKNESSSGGY; encoded by the coding sequence ATTATGAACATTGCCCGATATTTGGATTCAACCTATTTGAAAACACCTGCACAATCAGGTATTTCAGACGAAGAAACATTACAAATAGACAAAAAGCTTGCGCAGGAAGCCATTGATAATGGTATTTTTGCAGTAATGATCCGTCCGGATTATGTAGCTGATATCAAAAAGTATATTCAGGAAAGAAATTCAAATGTTGTGGTAGGAACGGTAATAGGTTTTCATGAAGGAACCTATTCTGTTGAAGAAAAGCTTGCCGAAGCTTCAAAAGCAATTGAAGACGGAGTAGATGAACTGGATTTTGTAATTAATTACAGTGCCTATCTCAAAGGAGATCTGGCATTGGTCAAAGATGAGTTTATACAATGTACAAAACTTGCTTTGCAGAATCATAAGATTGCCAAGTGGATCATTGAGATAGCTGCGCTCACAGATGTACAGATTGCAGATATTACTAAAAATATTTCAAACTGGGCAGAGGAAAGCTTCTCTGAAAATGATTTTCCGAACATTTTTGTAAAATCTTCCACCGGCTTTTATCAGACAGAAGAGGGTAAGCCCAATGGTGCAACATTTGAAGGCATACAAATAATGCTGGATAATGCAGGAAAACTTCCTGTAAAAGCTGCCGGAGGAGTAAGAACACCCGAAGATGCCGAAAAAATGATCGGCATGGGAGTAAAAAGAATAGGAACTTCTTCAGCTTTAGGCTTAATAAAAAACGAATCTTCTTCAGGAGGATATTAA
- a CDS encoding Lrp/AsnC ligand binding domain-containing protein, translating into MKNSTNTSYHLDSIDKEIIYMLMDNAKTSLAHISKNVGISTTAVHQRIKKLEHAGVIENSISFLNPKKIGYKVISYIGMFLDQPSHYPDVVKSLKDVNEVVEAHYTTGNYTIFLKVLCKDNDHLMQILSKLQKLKGVTRTETFISLEQGIYRQLKV; encoded by the coding sequence ATGAAAAATTCAACTAACACAAGTTATCATTTAGACTCGATTGACAAGGAAATCATTTACATGCTGATGGATAATGCCAAAACATCCTTAGCCCATATTTCAAAAAATGTTGGAATATCCACAACAGCAGTACATCAAAGGATTAAAAAACTCGAGCATGCGGGGGTTATTGAAAACTCTATTTCATTTCTTAACCCTAAAAAAATCGGTTATAAAGTAATTTCCTATATCGGAATGTTCTTAGACCAGCCCAGTCATTACCCTGACGTTGTGAAATCTCTTAAAGATGTGAATGAAGTAGTGGAAGCCCATTACACAACAGGGAATTACACCATATTCTTAAAAGTTCTTTGTAAAGACAATGATCATCTGATGCAGATCCTGAGCAAACTTCAGAAGCTGAAAGGGGTGACAAGAACAGAAACTTTCATATCTTTGGAACAAGGTATTTACAGACAACTGAAAGTATAA
- a CDS encoding endonuclease/exonuclease/phosphatase family protein produces MEMFSFYNVENLFLPDPEPVHRLDPTKSGLKNWDEKRYRNKLFKISHVFQLMKEENGTLPFLIGLSEVSGRKVLEDLVEMEPFNSEYGIVHYNSMDERKVDVAMLYHKDKVEIIDSETITFFFEIINRKNTENYDTTRDVLFSKIKYKGTVINIFIAHLPSKREKDVNKPKRDFILNEIHGRILKIVNNEKEHVILCGDFNENPDDENLVKILYDNNHEKVLINPFQELFQTRNYSTFHYKSGLLYDQIIMSKSLFAHDVLNFQSAHIFNSENISSRTRNFKGRPFRTYAGTRYLGGYSDHFPVFVKFELAKT; encoded by the coding sequence ATGGAGATGTTCTCTTTTTATAACGTTGAAAATTTATTTTTGCCTGATCCTGAACCTGTTCATAGGTTAGATCCTACAAAATCAGGCTTGAAAAATTGGGATGAGAAAAGATACAGGAATAAGCTTTTTAAAATTTCACATGTTTTTCAGTTAATGAAGGAGGAAAATGGCACCCTCCCGTTTTTAATTGGACTTTCTGAAGTTTCCGGAAGGAAGGTTTTGGAAGATCTGGTAGAAATGGAACCTTTTAATTCTGAATACGGAATTGTGCATTACAATTCTATGGATGAGAGAAAGGTAGATGTAGCCATGTTATATCATAAAGACAAAGTAGAGATTATAGACTCAGAAACTATTACCTTCTTCTTTGAAATTATAAATAGAAAAAACACAGAAAATTACGACACAACCAGAGACGTACTATTTTCTAAAATTAAATATAAAGGAACTGTTATTAATATTTTTATCGCCCATCTTCCCTCCAAGCGAGAAAAAGACGTTAATAAGCCCAAAAGAGACTTTATACTTAATGAGATCCACGGCAGGATACTGAAAATTGTAAACAATGAAAAGGAACATGTAATATTGTGTGGTGATTTTAACGAAAACCCTGATGATGAAAATTTAGTAAAAATTCTCTACGACAACAATCACGAAAAGGTTCTGATAAACCCTTTTCAAGAGTTGTTCCAAACAAGAAATTATTCTACTTTTCATTATAAGTCCGGACTGCTGTATGACCAAATTATCATGTCAAAATCTCTTTTTGCTCATGATGTTTTGAATTTTCAGAGCGCCCATATTTTTAATTCTGAAAATATAAGCAGCCGAACGAGAAATTTTAAAGGACGTCCCTTCCGAACCTATGCCGGTACACGGTATTTAGGCGGATATAGCGACCATTTTCCGGTTTTTGTAAAATTTGAGCTAGCAAAAACATAA
- the trmD gene encoding tRNA (guanosine(37)-N1)-methyltransferase TrmD, translated as MRIDIISVLPELMESPFQTSILRRAMDKGLVEVHFHHLRDWAVNKHRQIDDEPYGGGAGMVMMIEPLDKCISELKSQRAYDEVIYLTPDGVTLNQKIANTLSIKNNLIFLCGHYKGIDQRVRDLHITREISIGDYVLTGGELAACVLADSIIRLLPGVLNDEQSALTDSFQDDLLSPPIYTRPEVYKGLEVPKVLLSGNFARIEEWRHDEAVRITQEKRPDLL; from the coding sequence ATGAGAATTGATATAATAAGCGTGCTTCCCGAATTAATGGAAAGTCCGTTTCAGACTTCTATTTTAAGAAGAGCAATGGATAAGGGATTAGTAGAAGTTCACTTCCATCACCTGAGAGACTGGGCAGTCAATAAGCACAGGCAAATTGATGATGAGCCTTATGGAGGCGGAGCAGGAATGGTGATGATGATAGAGCCGCTGGACAAATGCATTTCTGAACTTAAATCCCAGAGAGCATATGATGAGGTAATCTATCTGACGCCGGACGGTGTTACCCTAAACCAAAAAATAGCGAATACCCTTTCCATAAAAAATAACCTGATCTTTCTTTGCGGCCACTACAAAGGTATTGACCAAAGAGTCCGTGACCTTCATATTACCAGGGAAATTTCAATCGGTGATTATGTGCTTACAGGAGGAGAACTGGCAGCGTGTGTTCTTGCAGATTCCATTATAAGACTCCTTCCGGGAGTTCTGAATGATGAGCAGAGCGCCCTTACAGACAGTTTCCAGGATGATCTTCTTTCGCCGCCTATTTATACAAGACCCGAGGTTTATAAAGGATTGGAAGTCCCAAAAGTACTGTTGAGCGGGAATTTTGCAAGGATTGAAGAATGGCGTCACGATGAAGCCGTAAGAATTACCCAGGAAAAACGCCCGGATTTACTTTAA
- a CDS encoding NAD(P)/FAD-dependent oxidoreductase, translating into METREKIIIIGGGFAGLQLAKTLNNKNKKVIVLDRMNHHMFQPLFYQVACGRIEPSNISFPFRKIFQQSRNTQFRLTEVKEIDPVNNKVITDEAEFTYDKLVIATGCKTNFFGNKDMESRAFGMKNTQEAISIRNHVLMTFEKLILEKSRSDDGNWNIVIVGSGPTGVELAGAFAEMKKEILPRDYPYMNFDQLKIILVSSTEKPLAVMSSEAQEKSEKYLKDLGVTFLSGDVVTDYDGNKVYLKSGKDIPSNNVIWAAGVTGNIVAGFPAEKLVKNRYIVDRYNKIKGYDNIYAIGDIAYMETPKYPQGHPQVANVAINQAKNLGKNFLKKNSGDWAEYEYKDKGSLATIGKHRAVVDLPFIKFQGFLAWYFWMFLHLMLILSVRNKLAVFFNWMWSYFNKDSSLRLIISPTKKNGTLQ; encoded by the coding sequence ATGGAAACACGCGAAAAGATCATCATTATAGGAGGAGGATTTGCGGGACTGCAACTTGCCAAAACATTGAATAACAAGAACAAAAAGGTAATTGTTCTGGACCGGATGAACCATCATATGTTTCAGCCGCTTTTTTATCAGGTGGCATGCGGGAGGATAGAACCGTCCAACATTTCTTTTCCTTTCCGTAAGATTTTTCAGCAATCCAGGAACACACAGTTTCGTCTTACAGAAGTAAAAGAGATTGACCCTGTCAACAATAAAGTAATCACAGATGAAGCTGAATTTACCTACGATAAACTGGTCATTGCCACAGGATGTAAAACCAATTTCTTTGGTAACAAAGACATGGAATCAAGGGCTTTCGGGATGAAAAATACCCAGGAAGCAATAAGCATCAGGAATCATGTGCTGATGACCTTTGAAAAGCTTATTCTTGAAAAAAGCAGAAGCGATGACGGTAACTGGAATATCGTTATTGTAGGAAGCGGTCCTACCGGTGTAGAGCTGGCAGGTGCTTTTGCGGAAATGAAAAAAGAAATTCTTCCGAGAGATTATCCGTACATGAATTTTGACCAGCTTAAGATTATCCTGGTAAGCTCCACAGAGAAACCGCTTGCTGTAATGAGCAGTGAAGCGCAGGAGAAATCTGAAAAATACCTGAAAGACCTTGGAGTTACCTTTCTAAGCGGTGATGTTGTTACAGATTATGATGGTAATAAAGTATACCTGAAAAGCGGGAAAGATATTCCTTCCAATAATGTGATCTGGGCAGCGGGTGTTACAGGAAATATAGTAGCTGGGTTTCCGGCAGAAAAATTAGTTAAAAACAGATATATAGTAGACAGATATAATAAGATAAAAGGGTACGATAATATTTACGCAATCGGGGATATTGCCTACATGGAAACACCAAAGTATCCGCAGGGGCATCCGCAGGTAGCCAACGTAGCCATTAATCAGGCAAAAAATTTAGGTAAAAACTTTTTGAAGAAGAATTCCGGCGATTGGGCAGAATATGAATACAAGGATAAAGGTTCCTTGGCAACTATTGGAAAACACAGAGCTGTTGTAGATCTTCCGTTTATCAAGTTCCAGGGATTCCTGGCCTGGTATTTCTGGATGTTCCTTCACCTGATGCTGATCCTGAGTGTAAGAAATAAGCTTGCCGTCTTTTTCAACTGGATGTGGAGCTATTTCAATAAAGATTCCTCTTTAAGATTAATTATTTCGCCTACTAAGAAAAACGGTACTTTACAATGA